The segment GTCGCGCATCGCCCGCATCAGGCTGGACAGATCGGTGAGGTCACCGTTGTGCAGCGTGACGTCCGGGACGAGGTCCTCGACGAGCGCTCGGCGGGGGTTGTTCTGGCCGCGGATCAGTCCGTGGACGTCGTATCCCTTCTCGAGCAGGAGCTCGGCGAGGTAGAGACCGTCCTGGCCGGTGATTCCGGTGATGAGTGCGCTGGGCATGCGAGGCATTCTGTCAGGGCGCCTCATCGTTAGGGTGGCCGCATGAAGATCCTCGTGAGCGGCGGTGCCGGCTACATCGGCTCGCACACCGTCGTCCAGCTCGTCGCCGCCGGTTTTGACGTCGTCATCGTCGACAACTTCAGCAACTCGCACCCGACGGTGACGGGGCGGCTCGAAGCGCTGACCGGGACGCGGATCCCGCTGCACTCCTTCGACCTCACCGACCACGACAAGACCGAGCACCTCTTCGCGACCGAGCACTTCGACGGCGTGATCCACTTCGCCGGGCACAAGGCGGTCGGGGAGAGCGTCGAGAAGCCGCTGGAGTACTACGAGAACAACCTGGTCTCCACCTTCGCGCTGGTGCGCGCGATGCAGCGCTACGACGTCGACAAGCTCGTCTTCTCCTCCAGCGCGACGGTCTACGGCGAGGACCAGGCCGCTGCGACCGAGGACCGCCGCACCTACGCCACCAACCCCTACGGCTGGACCAAGGTCATGCAGGAGCAGATCCTGCGCGACGTCGCGATCGCTCGTCCCCGGATGCGGTTCGGGCTGCTGCGCTACTTCAACCCGGTCGGCGCGCACCCCTCCGGCACGATCGGCGAGGACCCGTCGGGCATCCCCAACAACCTCGTGCCCTACATCGCCCAGGTGGCGGTCGGCAAGCGCGAGAAGCTCATGGTCTTCGGCGGCGACTACGACACGGTCGACGGCACCGGCGTGCGCGACTACATCCACGTCGAGGACCTCGCCGCCGGTCACATCGCTGCGCTGAAGGCGCTTGCCGACACCGACGAGGCGGTCCACACCTGGAACCTCGGCTCCGGTCACGGCACCAGCGTGCTCGAGATGGTGCGGGCGTTCGAGAAGGCCGTCGGCCGCGAGATCCCCTACGAGATCGTCGACCGCCGCGCCGGCGACGTCGCGACGTCGTACGCCGACCCCTCCAAGGCCAACCGCGAGCTCGGCTGGAGCACCGTCAAGACGGTCGACGACATGGCCGCCGACACGTGGCGCTGGCAGTCGCAGAACCCCCGGGGCTTCGCCGGCTGATGCCTCGCCGGGCCGCGGTCGTCCTCCTCCTGCTGCTCCCTCTGCTCGGAGTATCTGAGGACCTGGCGGTCGCCGGAACGCCGGATCCGCGTCCTCAGGTATCGGCCGAACCCCTCGCCGGCCGGGTGGTCGTCATCGACCCCGGCCACCAGCTCGGCAACCACAACTTCCCGCGCCGCATCAACCGACCGGTGCCTGCCGGCGGCTTCACCAAGCCGTGCAACACCACCGGCACGGCGACCGACGGCGGCTACCCGGAGGCCACCCTTGCCTGGCAGGTGTCGCGACTCGTCGCCGCGCGGCTGCGCGAGCTGGGGGCGACGGTGCACCTGACCCGGCAGAGCAACCGCCAGGACCGCTGGGGTCCGTGCGTCGACGAGCGTGGCCGGGCCGGGAACGCCACCTCGTCCCGTCCCGGTGCGGACCTCAAGCTGTCGGTCCACGCCGACGGGTCGTACGCCGCCGGCGCGCGCGGCTTCCACGTCATCGCCCCACCCGACCGGGCGCCGTGGACCGCCGACATCCACCGGCCGTCGATGCGGCTGGCGAGCTCGGTGAAGGCGGGCCTGCAGTCCCGGCGCTTCGGCGTCGCGACCTACACCGCTGGCGGGGACGGGATCGACGTACGCTCCGACCTCGCCACCCTCAACCTCTCCGACGTCCCCACCGTGATGGTCGAGCTCGGCAACATGCGCCGCGCGTCCGAGGCGCGGGTGATGACCTCGCCCGCAGGCCGCGCGCGTTACGCCCACGGCCTGGTCTCCGGGGTCCGCCGCTTCCTGAGCTGAGCACCATGCAGGCAGTTCGACCGCGGATGCGGTCGGCTGAGCGTGGCCGGGACCAGCGCCGGCTCGAACTGCATGCATGGTGCCTGTGGATTGGCGGAGCGGCCGACAGCTGACCGGTGCCAGTGTCGGACCATGGACCCGGCGGTGGCGCTCCGAGAGCTCGGTGGCGTGGGCACGCTGCGCGAGCTGCTGGCGTACACGAACCGGTCGCAGCTCTCCGCCGCGCTCGCCGCCGGCCGGATCCACAAACCGCGCCACAACAGGTACTGCCTCGCCGACCTCGACGGCTCGATGCGCGCAGTGGCCCGGACCGGAGGAACCGCTTCACACCTCAGCGCCGCGCTGGAGTTCGGGTGGAAGCTCAAGCACGACCCGGTGCGGCCCTGCATCACGCTGCCGCGCAGTGCCCGCAAGCCGGAGGGCGCGTACGAGCTGCACTGGGCCGATCTGTCCGAGCGCGAGCTGCGACGCGACGTCACCTCCCGGACGCGCACGGTCATCGACTGCGCGCGGGCGTACGACTTCGACGTGGCGCTGTGTGTGGCCGACTCGGCCTTGCGTGAGGGCATCCTCGACGCCGACGACCTCGTCATCGCCGCTGCGCGTAGCCCACGCACGGGCCGAGCCAAGGCACTGAGGGTCGCCCGGGCTGCCTCCCCGTTGCGGGCCAACCCGTTCGAGACCTGCCTCCACGTGATCGCGATGTCGGTGCCGGGCCTCGACGTCGTTCCCCAGGGCGAGGTCCCTGGCGTGGGTCGCGTGGACCTGCTCGACCGGGCCTTGGGGATGGTGATCGAGGCGGAGTCGCTGGAGCACCACTGGACCAAGGCGGGCCTCCAGCGAGACGTCGACCGCTACACGAAGGCCGCTCGGCTCGGACTGGTGGTGCTCCGGTTCTCCTGGATGGACGTCATGTTCCGACCCGACGACGTGCGTGCGGCCATCGAGGACGTC is part of the Nocardioides cavernae genome and harbors:
- the galE gene encoding UDP-glucose 4-epimerase GalE translates to MKILVSGGAGYIGSHTVVQLVAAGFDVVIVDNFSNSHPTVTGRLEALTGTRIPLHSFDLTDHDKTEHLFATEHFDGVIHFAGHKAVGESVEKPLEYYENNLVSTFALVRAMQRYDVDKLVFSSSATVYGEDQAAATEDRRTYATNPYGWTKVMQEQILRDVAIARPRMRFGLLRYFNPVGAHPSGTIGEDPSGIPNNLVPYIAQVAVGKREKLMVFGGDYDTVDGTGVRDYIHVEDLAAGHIAALKALADTDEAVHTWNLGSGHGTSVLEMVRAFEKAVGREIPYEIVDRRAGDVATSYADPSKANRELGWSTVKTVDDMAADTWRWQSQNPRGFAG
- a CDS encoding N-acetylmuramoyl-L-alanine amidase family protein, with protein sequence MPRRAAVVLLLLLPLLGVSEDLAVAGTPDPRPQVSAEPLAGRVVVIDPGHQLGNHNFPRRINRPVPAGGFTKPCNTTGTATDGGYPEATLAWQVSRLVAARLRELGATVHLTRQSNRQDRWGPCVDERGRAGNATSSRPGADLKLSVHADGSYAAGARGFHVIAPPDRAPWTADIHRPSMRLASSVKAGLQSRRFGVATYTAGGDGIDVRSDLATLNLSDVPTVMVELGNMRRASEARVMTSPAGRARYAHGLVSGVRRFLS